In Electrophorus electricus isolate fEleEle1 chromosome 14, fEleEle1.pri, whole genome shotgun sequence, a single window of DNA contains:
- the tnrc6b gene encoding trinucleotide repeat-containing gene 6B protein isoform X2 encodes MEDKKRKKEDKRKKESSQKVVEQKNKVPELTKPPSAQSPAIPSSVSPSPGPVPPTTSSIATPAAGAPPQGGNNAKRSAVANGQPSPSTQAPQRYMPREVPPRFRCQQDHKVLLKRGQPPLSSMLLGGGNSGGESPNATVAAPADSNLGSAGPVAVSLPHMSSSSSIAASSTTTSSNYANSMWGASSGSQPLSQGREKVIVDGSDLEEWPSIAAGDGARMGDITVTGAADGSGVLNCSASWGERHLQQQKVMGGGNEGGKGVGSGSPSPPSSSCANNECMQPSSAVWGSQGVIGGNAVVAGSKPSISKASPLPGTDCSVGVNCSVPGANFNPNANPSAWPALVHDGAGAAATEGGPSPLQSSTSSSANNPVSVNQASHQHQLHQMQYRDIEPSSREWGATAPEPGAGPKNTGVVEGGDVDCGTTGAGDLSASSSSSPSSSTWRAQPFPANSKTGASRTDTWEGGAGGSSASAEGVNSWGLSGQDDRGGTVSGGTWGTGSGQMSGVSQGAWGGGVGDWGNSSGVSKPGGGNGDGSSSSSSSGSVGNPSATSSTPSTMTRAWDNQKGAGEVGAGDSNEWGSQGARGGEGTSSSSGGGNSRSGNQLLGHHRTHQPPKAEVSLQNLLSRTDLDPRVLSNSGWGQTKIRQNVAWDLEVDGGGTGGTRSSVVMNTQSHVPPFSGSTGTSATAPSASTLLHGASQNTNLNTNSILVPPSVSPGEGWDSSSSSSGCSSLSNRGPQSSSSSIQNPVVPQTGVGHAAGSQTKSSGGWGESSSSESQGKGWGSEGQEWRDHVAESGSSGWGDFRQQGTPAVGSGDWGNSQEEKGSGGWKEMGRGNGGNWGQRGGSEWGERESKASTGGWGDGKDSGGTSGESGVGTWGSWNEGAPRKAWGAGGTESGGGGDQGSKSHPGWGGNMHPSQMPNSQAASLKGQAQQQQQSQPQQSQSLDTGTMQGGWGRQGGPSAQSQSSGWTSGPIPQITSGSGGNSEPSGWEEPSPQSISRKKEIDDGTSAWGDPNNYSYVNYWDKNNGPCSQAQPVQSQQQGPPPPPGRMATGPGNREINTHSSNKSAAVAPSGWGGSGSPSSPCVDNGTAAWGKPADTPSGWGDPDEPGNASGWGNPSPNPVKAGPKSMQEGWGEREGSVIASRHSSWEEEEEGGAVWNSAGSQGSNSSYNSGGWPGKKANKGPIKSGDSWMNPMTRQFSNMGLLGDDPSGRSLDLAPGPPQEKKMDGDKRGMGLSDYNGEMRKGARGGGGGVVFRSPGSKEVGPGEPGPYYDKTLPFINQDGCLGEEGPCSSYSPPTVFKPSPLYNHPNPPRQMGGHIFGSGGGMAQPRHQPGVPPINPTVRAQVPHQFLSPQVPGSVLKQMPPPSGGVGGVGGGVFPPQLSPQHIAMLSSIYPPHIQFQLACQLLLQQQPQPQQQQQLLQNQRKFPQNVRQADPQQLARIMAVLQHQRQQQQVGSAGGSSKLSPSHVAGAGPKMPMSDSLSHAALGGSVADLHQKSSAAYSGFGSGVNLSSLELGSVVGGLKEAGGQQSRFKWMMEGHSPAPSSPDNALHKNGPIAAPMKRGGSPYSQYELLGVEGLGGPLQGSSDGWQRSPGNKIGAKTGTSSWPPEFQPGVPWKGIQNVDPESDPYMTPGSMMSSSAVSSLNDPEHQLLRDNTESNPSLNTLLPSHGAWPYSASESPLNNAHNPAKYAEYKPSWPPEPIGHNKPWKTNRSTSQLPRPPPGLTHQKQPSMSPWAGGAPRLGRGWSGSGGSQESRYGPGSTWSDGGASRGSCWLVLSNLTPQIDGSTLRTICMQHGPLLTFHLGLTQGSALIRYSTRQEAAKAQSALHMCVLGNTTILAEFVSEEEVAHYFAHSQAGGAGSSGGGGPGVAIGGPVGTAGSTGAGAVGAGSSGSVPVGERERAGGGSSSTGGGNSGGGGGPTGSSWQGLDGTGSSPDPVSAQGPGLSIFAQWSNGAGGGGVGSGAAGVEPSRQGLWGGMPAGYPSSSLWGSPALEDRHQMSSPAALLPGDLLGGGSDSI; translated from the exons ATGGAagacaagaaaaggaaaaaggaagataaaaggaaaaaggaatCCTCACAAAAG GTGGTCgagcaaaaaaacaaag TGCCAGAACTGACCAAGCCTCCATCTGCCCAGTCTCCTGCCATCCCCAGCTCGGTCTCCCCCAGCCCTGGCCCTGTCCCTCCTACAACCTCCTCCATCGCCACCCCGGCTGCTGGCGCCCCCCCTCAGGGTGGGAACAATGCTAAGCGGTCGGCGGTGGCCAACGGACAGCCCTCCCCCAGCACCCAGGCCCCCCAGCGCTACATGCCCCGTGAAGTGCCCCCTCGATTCCGTTGCCAGCAGGACCACAAAGTGCTACTGAAGAGGGGCCAGCCACCACTGTCATCCATGCTGCTGGGGGGAGGCAACAGTGGGGGAGAAAGCCCCAATGCAACGGTGGCTGCGCCTGCAG ATTCCAACCTAGGCTCTGCAGGTCCAgttgctgtctctctgccccacaTGTCGTCATCCTCATCAATCGCTGCTTCTTCTACTACTACTTCTTCAAATTATGCAAATTCCATGTGGGGGGCAAGCTCTGGCAGCCAGCCCCTCTCTCAGGGCAGGGAGAAGGTGATAGTGGATGGGTCAGACCTAGAGGAATGGCCCAGCATTGCTGCCGGGGATGGGGCCAGAATGGGAGATATAACAGTAACTGGAGCAGCAGATGGCAGTGGAGTGCTGAACTGCAGTGCCTCATGGGGTGAGAGGCACCTCCAGCAGCAGAAGGTTATGGGAGGAGGGAATGAAGGTGGGAAAGGTGTCGGTTCTGGTAGCCCCTCTCCTCCTTCGTCCTCCTGTGCAAACAATGAATGTATGCAGCCTAGTAGTGCTGTTTGGGGGTCCCAGGGAGTGATAGGAGGAAATGCAGTAGTAGCAGGGTCGAAACCCTCCATATCCAAAGCCTCCCCTCTCCCAGGGACTGATTGCTCTGTAGGTGTCAACTGCAGCGTTCCAGGTGCCAACTTTAACCCTAATGCCAACCCCTCTGCCTGGCCAGCGCTGGTGCACGATGGAGCTGGGGCAGCTGCAACAGAGGGTGGACCCTCACCTCTCCAAAGCTCGACATCATCGTCTGCCAACAACCCTGTTTCTGTGAATCAAGCCTCTCATCAGCACCAACTTCACCAAATGCAATACAGAGACATAGAGCCATCCAGTAGAGAGTGGGGTGCTACAGCACCAGAGCCAGGAGCAGGACCAAAAAACACAGGAGTTGTAGAAGGGGGTGATGTAGACTGTGGAACTACAGGGGCTGGAGATCTCTctgcatcctcttcctcctccccctcttcaTCTACTTGGAGAGCTCAGCCCTTTCCTGCAAATTCCAAAACGGGTGCCTCTAGGACTGACACTTGGGAGGGTGGGGCTGGAGGAAGCTCTGCCTCTGCTGAGGGGGTAAACTCATGGGGGTTGAGTGGGCAGGACGATAGAGGAGGGACTGTGAGTGGGGGCACATGGGGCACGGGAAGTGGTCAGATGTCTGGGGTATCTCAGGGAGCATGGGGTGGGGGAGTTGGGGACTGGGGTAATTCAAGTGGTGTCAGCAAGCCAGGTGGTGGAAATGGGGATGGCTCAagcagtagtagtagcagtGGCAGTGTTGGCAACCCCTCGGCTACTTCCTCCACACCTTCGACTATGACAAGAGCTTGGGACAATCAGAAAGGAGCAGGGGAGGTAGGGGCAGGAGACTCCAATGAGTGGGGAAGCCAGGGAGCCAGAGGTGGTGAGGGTACCTCATCCTCCAGCGGTGGAGGAAACTCGAGAAGTGGCAATCAGCTCCTTGGTCACCACCGAACTCATCAGCCTCCCAAAGCTGAAGTGTCCTTACAGAATCTGCTCAGCCGGACTGACCTGGACCCCAGAGTGCTGTCCAACTCTGGGTGGGGACAGACCAAGATTAGACAGAATGTGGCATGGGACTTGGAGGTAGATGGAGGGGGGACAGGTGGAACTAGATCTTCTGTTGTGATGAACACACAGAGCCACGTTCCACCATTTTCTGGCTCAACTGGCACATCAGCAACTGCCCCATCGGCTTCAACTCTGCTTCATGGTGCATCTCAGAACACCAACTTGAACACAAATTCCATCCTTGTACCCCCGTCTGTCTCACCTGGTGAAGGCtgggacagcagcagcagcagcagtggctgTTCGTCTTTGTCTAATCGAGGCCCACAATCCTCTAGCAGCAGTATCCAAAACCCTGTTGTTCCACAGACTGGAGTGGGTCATGCAGCAGGGAGCCAGACCAAGTCTTCAGGAGGCTGGGGAGAGTCAAGTTCATCTGAGAGCCAAGGGAAAGGTTGGGGCAGCGAGGGACAAGAGTGGAGAGATCATGTAGCAGAGAGTGGATCAAGTGGATGGGGAGATTTTCGACAACAGGGTACTCCTGCAGTAGGTAGTGGAGACTGGGGAAATAGCCAGGAGGAGAAAGGGTCTGGAGGTTGGAAGGAAATGGGGAGAGGGAATGGGGGAAATTGGGGACAGAGAGGTGGTAGCGAATGGGGAGAGCGGGAATCCAAAGCAAgcactggggggtggggtgatgGGAAGGATAGTGGAGGTACAAGTGGAGAATCAGGAGTTGGTACATGGGGCAGCTGGAATGAAGGAGCTCCAAGAAAGGCTTGGGGAGCAGGAGGTACCGagtctgggggagggggggaccAGGGTAGCAAATCTCACCCAGGCTGGGGTGGGAACATGCACCCTTCACAGATGCCAAACAGCCAGGCGGCCTCTCTAAAAGGTCAggcacaacagcagcaacaatcACAACCCCAGCAGTCCCAGTCGCTGGATACAGGGACCATGCAAGGAGGCTGGGGAAGACAAGGAGGTCCTTCAGCCCAGAGCCAAAGTTCAGGATGGACCTCAGGGCCCATACCCCAAATAACGAGTGGCTCTGGAGGCAACTCGGAGCCCAGTGGCTGGGAAGAGCCTTCTCCACAGTCAATAAGTAGGAAAAAGGAAATAGATGATGGAACTTCTGCCTGGGGTGATCCCAATAACTACAGTTATGTGAATTACTGGGACAAGAACAATGGCCCATGTAGCCAGGCACAGCCAGTGCAGTCTCAGCAGCAGggtcctccacctccaccaggaAGAATGGCCACAGGCCCTGGTAACAGGgagataaacacacattcatccaACAAGAGTGCTGCAGTGG CTCCATCTGGATGGGGAGGGAGTGGTTCTCCCTCGAGTCCTTGTGTGGATAATGGCACGGCAGCTTGGGGCAAGCCTGCTGACACGCCCTCTGGATGGGGTGACCCAGATGAACCTGGGAATGCATCAGGTTGGGGTAATCCCTCCCCCAACCCAGTCAAAGCTG GTCCAAAGTCTATGCAAGAAGgctggggtgagagagagggctCTGTCATTGCCTCACGTCACTCCagctgggaggaggaggaggaggggggtgcTGTGTGGAACAGTGCTGGATCACAGGGCAGCAACTCTTCCTACAACTCCGGAGGCTGGCCAGGCAAGAAGGCTAACAAG GGTCCAATAAAAAGTGGTGACTCTTGGATGAACCCTATGACTCGACAGTTTTCAAATATGGGGCTTttg GGAGATGACCCCAGTGGCCGTTCACTGGACCTGGCCCCAGGACCTCCTCAAGAgaagaagatggatggagaCAAGCGAGGTATGGGTTTGAGTGATTACAATGGAGAGATGCGCAAAGGAGCacgtggagggggaggaggagtaGTCTTCCGTTCACCTGGTTCCAAAGAGGTGGGGCCTGGCGAGCCCGGGCCTTACTACGACAAG ACCTTGCCTTTCATCAATCAGGATGGGTGCCTTGGGGAGGAGGGGCCTTGTTCTTCATATTCTCCGCCCACTGTCTTCAAGCCCTCTCCCCTCTACAACCACCCCAATCCCCCTAGACAA ATGGGTGGCCACATATTTGGGTCTGGTGGCGGGATGGCTCAACCCAGGCACCAGCCAGGTGTACCACCCATTAACCCTACTGTACGTGCGCAAGTGCCTCATCAGTTCCTGTCGCCTCAG GTGCCAGGCTCTGTGCTGAAACAGATGCCTCCTCCGAGCGGGGGCGTcggaggggtgggtggaggggtttTCCCTCCTCAGCTCTCCCCACAGCACATCGCCATGCTCAGCAGCATCTACCCGCCTCATATCCAGTTCCAGCTG GCCTGTCAACTGCTCCTACAGCAGCAGCCCCagccccagcagcagcagcagctcctgCAGAACCAGCGCAAGTTCCCCCAGAACGTGCGTCAGGCAGACCCCCAGCAG ctTGCCAGAATCATGGCTGTTCTCCAGCAccagagacagcagcagcaggtgggcAGTGCAGGTGGGAGCTCCaaactctcaccctctcatgtAGCTGGTGCTGGCCCAAAAATGCCCATGTCAGATTCGCTTTCTCATGCTGCCCTGGGAGGCTCTGTGGCAGACCTTCATCAAAAATCCTCAGCTGCATATTCAG GGTTTGGTTCTGGTGTAAATCTGTCCAGTCTGGAGTTAGGATCTGTGGTTGGTGGTCTAAAAGAAGCTGGCGGACAGCAGTCGCGCTTTAAGTGGATGATGGAGGGTCACTCGCCTGCTCCCTCTTCTCCAGACAATGCACTTCACAAAAACG GCCCCATTGCTGCTCCTATGAAGAGAGGTGGCTCCCCTTATTCTCAGTATGAGCTGCTGGGGGTGGAAGGTTTGGGAGGGCCTCTCCAAGGCTCTTCTGACGGCTGGCAACGAAGCCCTGGAAACAAGATTGGGGCCAAGACGGGCACATCCAGTTGGCCTCCtg AATTCCAGCCAGGGGTGCCCTGGAAAGGAATTCAGAATGTTGACCCTGAATCTGACCCCTACATGACCCCTGGCAGTATGATGAGTTCATCTGCAGTTTCAAGCCTCAATGATCCTGAGCACCAGTTGCTAAGAGATAACACAG AATCCAACCCCTCCCTAAACACCTTGCTGCCTTCACATGGTGCCTGGCCCTACAGTGCCTCAGAAAGTCCCCTCAACAATGCACACAACCCAG CTAAGTATGCAGAGTACAAGCCAAGCTGGCCCCCCGAGCCCATTGGACACAACAAGCCTTGGAAGACTAATCGCAGCACATCCCAGTTGCCACGCCCGCCTCCTGGACTGACTCATCAGAAGCAGCCCTCCATGTCCCCATGGGCGGGAGGAGCTCCGCGATTGGGCAGGGGTTGGAGTGGCTCTGGAGGCAGCCAAGAAAGCAGATATGGGCCTG gatCAACATGGAGTGATGGTGGAGCCTCAAGGGGAAGCTGTTGGCTGGTGCTGAGTAATCTTACTCCCCAG ATTGATGGTTCTACCCTGCGCACTATATGTATGCAGCATGGTCCTCTGTTGACCTTTCACCTTGGTCTAACCCAAGGCAGTGCTCTGATTCGCTACAGTACTCGCCAAGAAGCAGCCAAAGCTCAGAGTGCTCTGCACAT GTGTGTTCTGGGCAACACCACAATCCTGGCTGAGTTTGTGAGCGAAGAGGAGGTTGCTCACTATTTTGCACATTCCCAGGCTGGAGGGGCTGGGAGCAGCGGTGGAGGCGGGCCAGGTGTGGCCATCGGAGGGCCAGTGGGAACAGCAGGATCGACTGGTGCGGGCGCAGTAGGTGCCGGTAGCAGTGGAAGCGTCCCTGTTGGAGAGCGAGAACGGGCTGGAGGGGGAAGCTCCTCCACAGGAGGCGGTAacagtggaggaggaggtgggccCACAGGCTCCAGCTGGCAGGGCTTGGATGGTACGGGCAGCTCCCCAGACCCGGTCTCTGCCCAGGGCCCGGGCCTGAGTATCTTTGCTCAGTGGAGTAATGGTGCTGGGGGAGGTGGAGTGGGCAGTGGGGCAGCAGGGGTGGAGCCCAGCAGACAGGGGCTGTGGGGGGGTATGCCAGCAGGGTACCCCAGCAGCAGTCTGTGGGGATCTCCGGCTTTGGAGGACCGACACCAAATGAGCAGCCCTGCAGCGCTGCTGCCTGGAGACCTGCTGGGTGGAGGGTCGGACTCCATCTGA